Proteins co-encoded in one Malus domestica chromosome 09, GDT2T_hap1 genomic window:
- the LOC103414762 gene encoding developmentally-regulated G-protein 2, which yields MGIIERIKEIEAEMARTQKNKATEYHLGQLKAKIAKLRTQLLEPPKGSSGGGDGFEVTKFGHGRVALIGFPSVGKSTLLTMLTGTHSEAASYEFTTLTCIPGIIHYNDTKIQLLDLPGIIEGASEGKGRGRQVIAVAKSSDIVLMVLDASKSEGHRQILTKELEAVGLRLNKKPPQIYFKKKKTGGISFNSTCTLTHVDEKLCYQILHEYKIHNAELLFREDATVDDLIDVIEGNRKYMKCVYVYNKIDVIGIDDVDKLARQPNSVVISCNLKLNFDRLLAKMWEEMGLVRVYTKPQGQQPDFGDPVVLSADRGGCTVGDFCNHIHRSLVKEVKYVLVWGTSARHYPQHCGLGNVLNDEDVVQIVKKKDKEGEGRGRFKSHSTDPARISDRVKKAPLKQ from the exons ATGGGGATCATCGAAAGGATCAAGGAAATTGAGGCCGAAATGGCTCGGACTCAGAAAAATAAAGCCACAG AGTATCATCTTGGCCAGCTCAAGGCAAAGATTGCCAAGCTCAGGACTCAGCTTTTGGAGCCTCCAAAA GGGTCTAGCGGAGGTGGAGATGGTTTCGAAGTTACAAAGTTTGGTCACGGACGTGTTGCGCTTATTGGGTTTCCAAG TGTGGGGAAGTCGACACTTTTGACTATGTTGACGGGCACACACTCTGAAGCTGCATCTTATGAGTTCACAACTCTTACCTGCATTCCTGGGATTATACATTACAATGATACAAAAATTCAGCTGCTCGATCTTCCTGGAATTATTGAAGGTGCTTCAGAAGGCAAAGGTCGTGGGAGGCAG GTTATTGCTGTTGCCAAGTCTTCAGATATTGTTTTGATGGTCCTTGATGCCTCAAAA AGTGAAGGTCATCGGCAAATATTGACAAAGGAGCTGGAAGCTGTGGGCCTACGTTTAAACAAGAAGCCGCCTCAA ATATacttcaaaaagaaaaagactggAGGAATTTCTTTCAACAGCACTTGCACTTTGACTCATGTGGATGAGAAGCTTTGTTATCAAATTCTACACGAATACAAAATTCACAATGCTGAG TTGCTGTTTCGCGAGGACGCGACAGTGGATGATCTTATTGATGTGATTGAGGGAAACCGGAAATACATGAAGTGTGTATATGTGTACAACAAGATAGACGTTATTGGTATTGATGATGTGGACAAATTAGCCCGTCAGCCGAATTCTGTTGTCATTAGTTGCAATCTCAAG CTGAACTTTGACAGACTGCTTGCAAAAATGTGGGAAGAGATGGGACTTGTTAGAGTTTATACAAAGCCGCAGGGCCAGCAACCTGATTTCGGTGATCCAGTAGTTCTTTCTGCT gATAGAGGGGGCTGCACTGTTGGAGACTTCTGTAATCATATACACAGGAGTTTGGTGAAGGAAGTAAAATACGTGTTAGTGTGGGGTACAAGTGCAAGGCATTACCCACAGCATTGTGGCCTCGGTAATGTTTTGAATGATGAAGACGTGGTCCAAATTGTGAAGAAAAAG GACAAGGAAGGGGAAGGGAGGGGTCGGTTTAAATCACATTCAACGGACCCTGCTCGTATATCTGACAGAGTGAAGAAGGCCCCCCTGAAGCAGTAG